The Clostridioides sp. ES-S-0010-02 genome window below encodes:
- a CDS encoding ferritin — protein MISAKMEKLLNEQINHELYSAYLYLSMSSYLEAEGLKGFSNWFYVQYKEETDHAMYFYKYLHNVGGNVQLDAIPMPDADFTSAMDVLERTLAHEQKVTALINNLAAVANSEADFRTSQFLLWFISEQAEEETTCEDNIKRVKLAGEGGLFFVDQELATRTYSAPTNPPVTI, from the coding sequence ATGATTTCAGCTAAAATGGAAAAATTACTTAATGAACAGATTAACCATGAATTATATTCTGCATATCTTTACCTTTCTATGTCTTCTTACCTTGAAGCAGAAGGACTTAAAGGATTTTCTAATTGGTTTTATGTTCAATATAAAGAAGAAACAGACCATGCTATGTATTTCTACAAATACTTACATAATGTAGGAGGAAATGTTCAGCTTGATGCTATACCAATGCCAGATGCAGACTTCACTTCTGCAATGGATGTTCTTGAGCGTACATTAGCTCATGAACAAAAAGTTACTGCTTTAATAAACAATCTAGCTGCTGTAGCAAACTCTGAAGCAGACTTTAGAACTTCTCAATTCTTACTTTGGTTTATATCTGAACAAGCAGAAGAAGAGACAACTTGCGAAGACAATATAAAACGTGTTAAACTTGCTGGAGAAGGTGGGTTATTCTTTGTGGACCAAGAATTGGCTACTCGTACATATTCAGCACCAACAAATCCACCTGTAACAATATAA
- a CDS encoding acetate--CoA ligase family protein, with protein MSLEKLIRPKSIAIVGVTDKLGFGRSAALSIVKSKDTDRVYYVNPKREALFGRKCYKTIQEVPEVVDCVVVCTPRNVVPSVLKDSGELGTKAAVVYASGFAEEGTEDGVDLENQLIEISNTYDMKILGPNCMGLLNCIDKVNLWAGGSKWDLDTKKPGIGIVGQSGFITAEIVSSDYFNISYGFSTGNGNIVTLEDAVDFLVDDNYASVIAIYLEGLKNPQKFINALKKAAQKRKPVIILKSGRSEKGAISAASHTGNLAGSSKAFESIFEKYGVISVENLEQFMSLAQAFSVLEGNLPKNSNFAAINFSGGENTICADLAEENCVELAEISAETKEEMKKYLPGFATPKNPLDATTALFHEKDMIVGLLHTFDKDDSVGFTMIGANIRDEENEMHETLCQAVSEAREQGLKKPVFAVPTLEGNRYLNYRARLENSQVPIMSSVGTTFTCFNKMAKFVDYDYSKRTLEFEAVKKRNSNNVVALSELDSKIEMKKYGVPVPGQGIAKSIDELDEILNYINYPVVLKINSSEILHKSDVGGVKVGINNREEAVNAYNEILTNVKEAKPNAKIDGILVQEMVESGIEIIIGITNDDQFGPMLLVGLGGVFVEVFKDTTLYPLPINHDEAIMMLKKLKSFKLLNGYRGSEPCDVDALADMMVKLGKYAYENKDEVKEIDLNPVFVYPKGKGVCAVDALIVKYK; from the coding sequence ATGAGTTTGGAAAAACTTATTAGACCAAAGAGTATTGCTATAGTAGGAGTTACTGATAAACTTGGTTTTGGTAGAAGTGCTGCACTTAGCATAGTAAAAAGTAAAGATACAGATAGAGTATATTATGTAAATCCAAAAAGAGAAGCGTTATTTGGCAGAAAATGTTATAAGACAATACAAGAAGTTCCAGAAGTTGTAGACTGTGTGGTAGTATGCACACCTAGAAATGTAGTTCCATCTGTGTTAAAGGATTCTGGAGAATTAGGAACAAAGGCGGCAGTGGTATATGCTAGTGGATTTGCAGAAGAAGGAACAGAAGATGGAGTAGATTTAGAAAATCAACTTATAGAAATATCTAATACATATGATATGAAAATATTAGGTCCAAACTGTATGGGATTACTAAACTGTATAGATAAAGTTAATCTATGGGCTGGTGGTTCTAAGTGGGATTTGGATACTAAAAAACCAGGGATAGGAATTGTAGGGCAAAGTGGATTTATAACTGCAGAAATTGTTTCAAGTGATTATTTTAATATATCTTATGGTTTTTCAACAGGAAATGGAAATATAGTTACACTAGAAGATGCAGTAGACTTTCTTGTAGATGATAATTATGCATCAGTAATAGCTATTTATCTTGAGGGACTAAAAAATCCTCAAAAATTTATAAATGCACTAAAAAAAGCAGCTCAAAAAAGAAAACCAGTAATAATCTTGAAGTCAGGAAGGTCAGAAAAAGGAGCTATATCAGCTGCTTCCCATACAGGAAACTTAGCTGGTTCAAGTAAAGCTTTTGAAAGTATTTTTGAAAAGTATGGAGTAATTTCTGTAGAGAATTTAGAACAATTTATGAGTTTAGCTCAGGCTTTTAGTGTCTTAGAGGGTAATTTACCTAAAAATTCTAATTTTGCAGCAATAAACTTCTCAGGCGGAGAAAATACTATTTGTGCAGATTTAGCAGAAGAAAATTGCGTAGAACTTGCAGAAATATCTGCTGAAACTAAAGAAGAGATGAAAAAATATCTTCCAGGATTTGCAACACCTAAAAATCCATTGGATGCTACGACTGCATTATTCCATGAAAAAGATATGATAGTAGGATTATTACACACATTTGATAAAGATGATAGTGTTGGATTTACTATGATAGGTGCAAATATAAGAGATGAAGAAAATGAAATGCATGAGACTCTTTGTCAAGCTGTAAGCGAAGCTAGAGAGCAGGGATTAAAGAAACCTGTATTTGCAGTTCCTACACTTGAAGGAAATAGATATCTGAATTATAGGGCTAGGTTAGAAAACAGCCAAGTACCTATAATGTCATCAGTTGGGACTACATTTACTTGTTTCAATAAAATGGCTAAATTTGTAGATTATGATTATTCAAAGAGAACTTTAGAATTTGAAGCTGTTAAGAAAAGAAACTCAAATAATGTAGTAGCTTTATCGGAATTAGACAGTAAAATTGAAATGAAGAAATATGGAGTACCAGTGCCAGGTCAAGGTATTGCAAAAAGTATTGATGAATTGGATGAAATTTTAAATTATATAAACTATCCTGTTGTCCTAAAAATAAACTCTTCAGAGATATTACACAAGTCTGATGTTGGAGGAGTCAAAGTAGGAATTAATAATAGAGAAGAGGCAGTAAACGCATATAATGAGATTTTAACTAACGTAAAAGAAGCAAAGCCAAATGCCAAGATTGATGGTATATTGGTTCAAGAAATGGTTGAAAGTGGAATAGAAATAATTATTGGTATAACTAATGATGACCAGTTTGGACCAATGTTATTGGTTGGTTTAGGTGGAGTATTTGTAGAAGTATTTAAAGATACTACTTTATATCCTTTGCCTATAAATCATGATGAAGCTATAATGATGCTTAAGAAGTTGAAATCATTTAAGCTTTTAAATGGATACAGAGGTAGTGAACCTTGTGATGTTGATGCTCTTGCGGATATGATGGTTAAATTAGGTAAATATGCTTATGAAAACAAGGATGAGGTTAAGGAAATAGATTTAAATCCTGTGTTCGTATATCCTAAAGGAAAAGGTGTATGTGCAGTAGACGCCTTAATAGTTAAATATAAATAG